In the Deinococcus yavapaiensis KR-236 genome, CTTGAGCGCCCGCGGGACCAGCGGGACCGGCAGGACCTTGAGCGCCCGCGGGGCCGACATCCCCGGCAGGGCCGGCCGGACCTTGAGCACCGGCGGGGCCCGCCGGTCCTTGAGCGCCCGCGGGACCGGCTGGAGCGGTCGTCGGCAAGGCGCGCACTTGAGCTTCGAGCGCCGCGATTCGGTCTTGCAGCGCGGCGGTGTTGGACGACTGCGACAGCGCCTGGATTTGTTGCTCCAAGGCGGCGATGCGCGCTTGCTGCTCGGTGGAGGCGCGCTCCAGGTCGGTCACGCGCGCCGAGACGGCGGCGAGCTCCGTCGACACTTCCTGCATGCCCCGCGTGATGGTGGCAAGCTCGTCGGGATTGAGCTGATTCAGGTTGCCGCTTTGCAGCAGCCGGAAGAAAATCAGGGCCGCCTCGTAGCGCGTGAGGTTTTGGCTGCCGCGGAAGGTGCCGTCGGGGAATCCTTGAATCAGCCCTCGCTGCACGATGAAGTTCACGGCGTCACGCGCCCAGTGACCGGCAGGCACGTCCGTGAATTGCACGGGAGCCTGGGTGGTCGTTGAAGTCGTCTGGGTCGTGGTCTGCGTTTGGGTGGTCGTGTTGGTGCTCGTTTGAGCGCCGGCCACGCCGAGTCCGAGGGCCACCGTGAGGGCGAGCGATAGATGACGCATTGATCTCCTTCCGAATGAGAAAGCGGATTTGCGGCGGACACCCGTCCGGCGCATGACCACACCGTAGGAAGATGCCGTGAGGGCGCCGTGAAGCAAAAAATCGACAGTTTCGAGGCGACCCGTCGCCTTCACGCCCTGTCATCAGATTGGAACCGTTCCGAAGCGTTCTTTACGCGCTAGACCGCGTTTTTACATTTGTCGACGACATGACTAATGAGAGCTCGGATGAGAAGCTCCTCGGAATGCTCAAAACAGCGGCGGGTAGGTGAGAGCGGAAAGGGTCACCTTATACTGCTCTCCATGAGTCAGATCCATGTTCGAGCGAACTCCGGGGACGTCGCGCCGTACGTCCTGCTGCCGGGCGATCCGGGGCGAGCGCGCTTCATTGCCGAGACGTACTTGGAAGACGTACGTCAATACGCCGGCCACCGCGGCCTGCTTGGCTTCACCGGCACGTATCAAAGCGTGCCCATCAGCGTTCAGACGACCGGGATGGGGTGCCCGAGCGCGTCGATCGTCGCCGAGGAACTCGCTCGCCTCGGCGCCACGCACCTGCTTCGCGTCGGCACGTGCGGCGCGGCCACGCCACACCTCGCGCCCGCCGACCTCGTGATCGCCATGGCGAGCGTTCCGAACGACGGCACCACCCGCCAATTTCTCGGGGGCGCTCCGTACGCGCCGACGGCGAGCTTCGAACTCGTCGAGGCGAGCGTGTCGGCCGCTCGCACGCTCAGCGTGCCTCACCACGTCGGCCTGCTGATGACCGAGGACGCCTTCTACGCTTCCACGCCGCAGCACGCGAGGCACTGGGCGTCGTATGGCGTGCTCGGCTTCGAGATGGAAGCCTCGGCGCTCTTTCTCGTCGCCGCGATGCGCGGCATCAAAGCGGGATGCCTCGTCACGGTCAGCAACGACATCGGCGATCCGCAACTCGTGCCCGACGAGGTGCTCGCCCATGGCGTCGATTCCATGACCCGCACCGCCCTCGAAACCTTCGTTCGCATTCACGACGGTGCAACACCCCGTCAAGGAGATCGGCCATGACTTTGCTCGAAGCGGAATTCGACCATTTGCAACTCGATCAGCACGGTCCCATCGCTGTTCTGACGATCAACCGGCCCAAGGCGCTCAACGCCCTCAACGGCGACACTCTCAGCGAAATCGCCCAAGCGGTAGAGCTCATCATCGATGAAGCGGAGATCGGCGCCATGATCGTCACGGGATCGGGCGAGCGCGCCTTCGTGGCGGGCGCGGACATCTCGGAGCTCGCCGATCTCGACTCGACGTTCGCGGGACGAGAACTCAGCCTCGCCGGGCAAGACGTCATGGCGACGGTCGCCAACTTGCCGTTCCCCACGATCGCG is a window encoding:
- a CDS encoding purine-nucleoside phosphorylase, whose translation is MSQIHVRANSGDVAPYVLLPGDPGRARFIAETYLEDVRQYAGHRGLLGFTGTYQSVPISVQTTGMGCPSASIVAEELARLGATHLLRVGTCGAATPHLAPADLVIAMASVPNDGTTRQFLGGAPYAPTASFELVEASVSAARTLSVPHHVGLLMTEDAFYASTPQHARHWASYGVLGFEMEASALFLVAAMRGIKAGCLVTVSNDIGDPQLVPDEVLAHGVDSMTRTALETFVRIHDGATPRQGDRP